Sequence from the Bicyclus anynana chromosome 2, ilBicAnyn1.1, whole genome shotgun sequence genome:
ATttagttgtttgtttttcgttaGAGTGGCATATTCATTCGGAAAAGATTGTTTTTGAGCTactatacataaaaaattaaatgagttAGTTAATTCGTCAATAGTTAAATTACCGATTGTTTTAGATTTAGGATTTTTAATGTTGTGTATAAATCTCAATATGTAAGCTGTGACTCGTTTTAGGTTAGTAAATTTAGAATAATTTTCCATTTGTATGAAAGATTCAACAGGTTCAATTTTAACGGTATGTGATTTTATTTCCAGTTCTGGTAGAGGGAGATTGGAACTATCCTTTAATTGTGGCCATTCGCATTCAGGTTTAGAGAGAAATTGGGGTCCGGACCACCATAactctaaatcctttattagaTGTGGGTCAACACCTCGCGATATCATATCGGCTGGATTATCCACTGTTGGTACATAGCGCCATGAAGCTGCATTCGTGAGTTCGCATATTTCGACTGTTCGATTGGCTACAAACGTTTTAAGTGTTCGTGCGTTACTTTGAAGCCAACCAAGAACGACAGTTGAATCGCACCAGTGGACGAGACGGATCACCTGACATCTTAAAGAGCACAAAGTGGTTTTCACTAATCTCGCACTTAGTAATGCCGCGCTTAGTTCTAGGCGAGGTATGGTGGTCGGTTTCAAAGGTGCTACCTTTGACTTGGCACACAATAACTTAACAGTAGCGTAGCCGTTTTGGTTTATTGATCTTAAGTAAATACATGCACCATAAGCAGATTGAGAGGCATCGCTAAAGGAATGCAGTTCGATATGAACCGGTGATTCACAGAGTGTGAGTCTTGGAATTTGAATATTAGATAGAGCATCTAGATTATTTGCAAATTTTTCCCATGATAGTTTTACATCCTCAGGAACGGGATCATCCCATCCTACTTTCTTGAGCCACAATAACTGCATAATCATTTTAGGTTTAATAATGCAAGGACTTAATAATCCAAGCgggtcaaaaattttaaaagatgatgataaaattagTCTTTTAGTTAAACAGTTTTTGTATGATGGGTTTTGAATAGGAAAATTAAaagtatcagaagtgggattccATCCTAAGCCCAAAGTACTTGATGACTCACTTATGCTTAAATTGTCAGTAAAATCAATAGTAGATGATTGATAAATAGTTTTAGAATTAGATCTATATTTTCGTAAGTTAAAACAACCTTTTTTTAATGCCTCAGATACAGAATTTTGAATGTAAAGTAAATCTTCTTCGTTGTCGGAACCGGTTATTAAGTCATCAACGTAAAAATCatgttgtataatatttttaatttgttcgtcCTCGCATTCCTCCCCCAGTTGCCAAAGGCAACGAGTACTCAAATAGCTGGCACTTGCAAAACCGTAAGTAACAGTATTTAGTTGAAGTGTTTCTAAAGGCAAAGACTCATCTTCTCTccataatattaattgaagATTTCGGTGCTCTTCATCAATTAAAATTTGGCGATACATTTTTTCTATGTCGCCTGTTAAAATGTATCTGTATTGACGAGCTCGAATCAGAATGGAGAAAAGAGAGTCTTGTATATTTGGGCCTATTAATTGAATGTCATTATAGACAGGCCTGAGGAAAGAACTCGCGCCGAACCGTCAAAAACGACGCGGATTTTGGTTGATTCACTGTTTGGTTTAAAAACAGAATGATGGCAAAGGAAATACGATGGATTTGGAATACAAATTTTTGACTTTTCTAAATGGCCTAAATCAGCGTATTCGCGCATAAATTCTATGTATTGTGACTTAATAGCCGGTTGCTTCTTTAGTCGTCTTTctaaattaagaaaacgtcGTTTGGCTAGATCATAAGAGTTACCTAAATTCTTAGGATCGTTAGTTAGAGGTAGTTTAACGCAAAATCTACCTGTGCTTAATCGTCGAGTAAAACGTTGGAAATGGTTTTCGCAAGCAATTTCATTTtcgtgtaaaattttatttgtaggaACTGATTCAAGTTcccaaaattttgttaattgttgGTCGATTTCGTCTACATGAGATACGTTAGCAAGACATTGTTTATTTTGAGATTTAGAAATATTTGAAATAGGACCCGAAATTAACCAACCGAACTTAGAACTTCTTAATTTAGGATTATTGGGGCCGAGAGAATGTTGCTCACAACCCAAGATGTCCCAAAAAATATCGGCACCAATCAAAACTTCAATCGGAGCTGGCTGATCAAAAGTTGGATCTGCTAACTGTATGTCAGTAGGTATTTGTAGTTGTTGAATGTTGATAGGTATTTTAGGAATTTGACCTGTTAGTTGCTTCATAACATAACAGGTAAGTTGAATATTGAAATCTTTGTTTATTGAACCTAATTGTAGTGTACAAGTTTCTGTGACTTCATCGCAACTGGTGTTGCCGATACCTATTATATTGATTGTATTAATAGGCTCTGAATCGAGtgatagtttttgtttcaaagatTGACTTATAAATGTAGATTGACTCCCACAGTCAAGGAGAGCCTTGACACTTTCGATCTGATTTGTTTTCGGATTCGTCACTGTAATCAAAGCAGTggataaaataatttgattagtATTTTGTATGGACGTGGAGCAATTGACTACGTTGTTATTTGGTAAATTGAGAGTTGTATTTTTAGTTGTTCTATTGGATGTCGGGACTGAATCGTGTTTGATTGGAACAGTGCATAAAAGAGTATTATGTAATTCATTACATGTACGACATGGTCCAGACCTGCAGAAACGAAGAGAGTGAGAGCCACGCAAACAATTAAAACATAACCTTAATCTTGAGACCTCGGTCTTGCGCTCCCCCACACTCTTAGCCAAAAATATGGTAGATACGATGATCATTCTTGCATACGGAACAGCGGTAAGAATTTGTATTAAAAGTAGCTGCAAAagattttaattcattattattattgctattGTTGTAGTTTTTGTAGTTGTTGTAGTTGCGTATTGAACTAGTCATTGGCCGCGGTAGTTGCTTCAATTTgtcatttttgtttctatttaaaGTTTCTAAGACATCCGCACGAtcagataaaaatttattaaattgcttTAGAGTAGGTACTTCGTCAAAATTATTACGACGCTCTTCCCACTTCCCTATAGTATTGTTGTCTAATTTTGATGacatgatataaattataaGCGTGTCCCAGTGGTCGGTCGGTTGACCTAAAGTCGCTAAAGCACGAAGATTTTTCGATACATGGTCTATTAAAAATCGTAGCGATCTTTCGGACTCCCGGGCCGACGGTTCGATACTGAAAAGTGAATTTAAGTGATGGTTAATAAGTTGTTTTTTGTTGTCGTACCGCTCACACAATGACTGCCATGCAATGCTGTAATTAGCTTCAGATAATTCAATATTAGAAATTATACGAGCGGCTTCATCCTCAAGATATGACACTAAATAGTGAAACTTATGAATTGGTTTTATTCGATCGTTGTTgtgaattaaagataaaaagttGTCTCTGAAATCCAACCATCTGAAGAAGTGACCCTCAAATTTAGAAATTTGAATTTCAGGAAGCTTGAAACCCATGTCGTGGTTATCGTGATGACAAACAATAGAAGTCGAATGGTCACTGCGCTCGTCGCGTGACGCGTGAGGCCGACTTGAGTTCAAGATGCTTTCATTAGAATCTATGAGATGTAAGCCTGTAGCAATTGTTATCATTAAATCTTGTTCAATGTTATCGCGTTCAGTAAGCTCTAATGACATATTATCTGAATTTACAACTTCTATTCGATTTTGCAACTCTTCAAAATAATCCGAAAGCCGTTTGAtcttttctgtttttaattttaactcacCAACCTCAAGTGGTGTTAAACTATTAGaagaaattgaatttaaatacgttttatatttagtaATGCGCCCTTTAACCGAGCTACGTTTTGCATAAAGTTCTCTTAATTCCTTTGCAACAGCGGGCATACTAGCACTTTCAGTCattgtgtattttaagatttGAGACGTGATTAAATGGTAATTATTTAGGTgaacaataatacaaaaaaactataaacaaacaaaataaaaactaggCAAGTACTTcatgtataattatgtaggcTATTGCAAAGTAATCAACTAATAAGTactaaaaagaaaagttttagCTCACGCTCCTTTATTCGGTGATACTTGTTAGGCCGCTTACAAACGAATCtcaaccgccttcaaaccgcTCGACTGTGCGCGTCCTTAGCTGATAAGATAACGTAGGTGCTAGGTAGGTACGTTGCAGGCGCGCGGAGCGAAGCAACGCGATCCTGGAATGTTCGGCAATACGATTGAGTACCAAGTAAGTATATGACAAGTTTAGATGAGAgcgtaagtaattaattaataggcaTAGGTAATAACTTTATAGATTTACGTAGTGatgtaataaaagtaatttagaATAATAAGCTAGGT
This genomic interval carries:
- the LOC128199280 gene encoding uncharacterized protein LOC128199280, yielding MYRQILIDEEHRNLQLILWREDESLPLETLQLNTVTYGFASASYLSTRCLWQLGEECEDEQIKNIIQHDFYVDDLITGSDNEEDLLYIQNSVSEALKKGCFNLRKYRSNSKTIYQSSTIDFTDNLSISESSSTLGLGWNPTSDTFNFPIQNPSYKNCLTKRLILSSSFKIFDPLGLLSPCIIKPKMIMQLLWLKKVGWDDPVPEDVKLSWEKFANNLDALSNIQIPRLTLCESPVHIELHSFSDASQSAYGACIYLRSINQNGYATVKLLCAKSKVAPLKPTTIPRLELSAALLSARLVKTTLCSLRCQVIRLVHWCDSTVVLGWLQSNARTLKTFVANRTVEICELTNAASWRYVPTVDNPADMISRGVDPHLIKDLELWWSGPQFLSKPECEWPQLKDSSNLPLPELEIKSHTVKIEPVESFIQMENYSKFTNLKRVTAYILRFIHNIKNPKSKTIGNLTIDELTNSFNFLCIVAQKQSFPNEYATLTKNKQLNSKSNILSLSPFIDDHNLIRVGGRIDASSLSYDQRHPILLHSSHYLTKLIFNYYHIYNLHAGPQLLLASVRQLIWPIHGRRLARNTVQKCVMCRRVQGKTLNPLMGNLPAQRITLDFPFRSVGVDLAGPFMTLNRKGRGARLVKTYLCLFICLRYKCLHLEAVSDLTKDALLMTFRRMISRRGKPAEFFSDNGKNLVGAANDIKKFLKQNKESIIEFATQEQIKFIFSPSYAPHFGGIWEAGVKSAKHHIKRVMGNTHLTFEEISTLFAQVEAILNSRPLCPLSPSPNDFLALTPGHFLIGRPITSLPSPDLTDHNSSSLQRYARLEQIRQHFWNRWNKEYVSELQNRLKWRTNDGPKLKIGDLVLIHEEYVPPLSWRMGRVTRMFPGRDGVSRVVDINTTKGSLRRPLTRICPLLPD